The following proteins come from a genomic window of Frankia casuarinae:
- a CDS encoding small ribosomal subunit Rsm22 family protein — MRYGSGREGREGREGHEGHEGVVAGLLAAAAAETGASVGTPPARAMSRAYRELSDRYRANTATPGDGELTADHVQAYLAARLPATLAVTRAVLGEVALRRPDWRPGSVLDLGAGPGTATWAALAVFPGVTRAVLVERSALMIDVGRRLARRGGAPALGTATWQRTSVLTPPGDGADRADLTVAAYVLGELADGDRAAAVAAWWRATAAELVIIDAGTPAGFARIRAARSALVETGATITAPCPADDDCPMTAGDWCHFGRRVERSALHRAMKDGALGYEDEKYSYLVASRRPPAHAAGRVLRVPRARSGHVRLTVCEAPRQGDVVMPRQRDVVVSRSEKEAYRWARRASWGDAVPPGTGPR, encoded by the coding sequence GTGCGGTACGGGTCGGGACGCGAGGGACGCGAGGGACGCGAGGGACACGAGGGACACGAGGGTGTGGTGGCCGGTCTGCTCGCCGCGGCCGCGGCCGAGACGGGCGCGTCCGTGGGGACCCCGCCGGCGCGGGCGATGTCCCGCGCCTACCGGGAGTTGTCCGACCGGTATCGCGCGAACACCGCCACACCGGGTGACGGCGAGCTGACGGCGGATCACGTCCAGGCCTACCTCGCCGCCCGACTGCCCGCGACGCTGGCGGTCACCCGCGCGGTTCTCGGTGAGGTGGCGCTGCGCCGCCCGGACTGGCGGCCCGGGTCCGTCCTCGACCTGGGCGCGGGTCCCGGGACGGCGACCTGGGCCGCGCTGGCGGTCTTCCCCGGCGTGACCCGGGCCGTCCTGGTCGAGCGGTCCGCGCTGATGATCGACGTCGGTCGCCGGCTGGCCCGCCGCGGTGGCGCGCCGGCGCTGGGCACCGCGACCTGGCAGCGCACGTCCGTGCTCACCCCGCCCGGCGACGGCGCGGACCGGGCCGACCTGACAGTGGCGGCCTATGTGCTGGGCGAGCTCGCCGACGGCGACCGGGCCGCAGCCGTGGCCGCGTGGTGGCGGGCCACCGCGGCGGAGTTGGTCATCATCGACGCGGGAACCCCGGCCGGCTTCGCGCGGATCCGCGCCGCGCGCTCGGCGCTCGTCGAGACCGGCGCGACCATCACCGCGCCCTGCCCCGCCGACGACGACTGCCCGATGACGGCGGGGGACTGGTGCCACTTCGGCCGGCGGGTCGAGCGCAGCGCACTGCACCGGGCGATGAAGGACGGTGCGCTCGGGTACGAGGACGAGAAGTACTCCTACCTCGTCGCGTCGCGCCGGCCGCCCGCGCACGCCGCCGGTCGGGTGCTGCGCGTGCCGCGGGCCCGCTCGGGCCATGTCCGCCTGACGGTCTGCGAGGCGCCGCGGCAGGGTGACGTGGTCATGCCGCGGCAGCGTGACGTGGTCGTTTCCCGCAGCGAGAAGGAGGCCTACCGCTGGGCCCGGCGGGCCTCCTGGGGGGACGCCGTCCCGCCCGGCACCGGGCCGCGCTGA
- a CDS encoding thioesterase II family protein, with the protein MAVSSDVDLWLRRFHPASASAPRLVCFPHAGGAASFYVPLSRALSPVAEVRSVQYPGRQDRRTERPETAIEPLADRIADVLRPLTDRPLAFFGHSMGSTVAFEVTRRLEAAGGPVPFVLFASGRRAPSASRAESVHLLDDEGFLREIRALGGTDPRILADPEILKLILPPTRADYRAIETYSAPSDAVIGTAITVLVGDSDAKATVAEAEQWRAHTTGAFTLKVFPGGHFYLSDQQAAVIDTVSAGLVPAATAGPSL; encoded by the coding sequence GTGGCCGTGTCCAGTGACGTCGATCTGTGGCTGAGGCGTTTCCATCCGGCGTCGGCGAGCGCCCCGCGGCTTGTCTGTTTTCCCCATGCGGGCGGCGCGGCAAGCTTCTACGTTCCGCTATCCAGGGCATTGTCGCCGGTCGCCGAGGTGCGTTCGGTGCAGTATCCGGGCCGCCAGGACCGGCGGACGGAGAGGCCCGAGACGGCCATCGAACCCCTCGCGGACCGCATTGCCGACGTGCTGCGTCCCCTCACCGACCGCCCGCTGGCGTTCTTCGGTCACAGTATGGGGTCGACCGTCGCCTTCGAGGTGACCCGCCGGCTGGAGGCGGCGGGCGGCCCGGTGCCGTTCGTGCTGTTCGCATCCGGCCGCAGAGCCCCGTCGGCCTCCCGCGCCGAATCCGTGCATCTCCTGGACGACGAGGGTTTTCTGCGGGAAATCCGTGCGCTTGGTGGAACCGACCCGCGCATCCTCGCCGATCCCGAAATACTGAAGCTGATCCTGCCGCCCACCCGGGCGGACTACCGGGCGATCGAAACGTATTCTGCCCCGTCGGACGCGGTGATCGGTACGGCGATTACCGTGCTGGTCGGGGATTCCGACGCCAAGGCCACCGTGGCCGAGGCCGAACAATGGCGGGCGCACACGACCGGTGCGTTCACGCTGAAGGTCTTTCCCGGTGGCCATTTCTATCTGTCGGACCAGCAGGCCGCCGTCATCGACACCGTCTCGGCCGGGCTGGTTCCCGCGGCCACCGCGGGGCCCTCGCTCTGA
- a CDS encoding MFS transporter, translating into MKGTFRSLSVYNFRLFAGGQVLSVTGTWMMVVAQDWLVLSLSGDSGTALGLVTALQFTPMLLLTLYGGRLADRYDKRRLLTVANLASGLLALALSLLVLTGTVRLWHICLFALGLGLVNAVEMPTRMAFVSELVGAELLPNASALSAAYFNVARVAGPAVAGPLIGGFGTGPVMMFNAVSYLATVVGLRMMRPAEMHRDARRATSTRVVDGLRYVLGREDLVLVLGLVATIGLFGLNFQLTVPLLARTVFHADAAAFGLLTSGLAAGSLLAALVTTARRTRPSAGMVIGSALAFGLLETVTGWAPSYATAAVLLIPTGFATIYFAQAANHRIQLGSDPQYRGRVMAIYTLILQGSTPLGALFVGWLTEHRGARAGFYIGGLVSVAAAIATLVVDRMRAAAVDDPPRPGAPAPGARTVEG; encoded by the coding sequence ATCAAGGGCACCTTCCGTTCCTTGTCCGTCTACAATTTCCGGCTCTTCGCGGGTGGCCAGGTGTTGTCCGTGACGGGAACCTGGATGATGGTCGTGGCCCAGGACTGGCTCGTCCTTTCGCTGAGCGGCGACTCGGGAACAGCCCTGGGCCTCGTGACCGCCCTGCAGTTCACCCCGATGCTGTTGCTGACCCTCTACGGCGGAAGGCTCGCGGACCGCTACGACAAACGCCGGCTACTGACCGTCGCGAACCTGGCCTCCGGACTGCTCGCCCTGGCGCTGTCGCTGCTGGTGTTAACCGGCACGGTCCGGCTGTGGCACATCTGCCTGTTCGCACTGGGCCTCGGTCTCGTGAACGCCGTCGAGATGCCGACCCGGATGGCATTCGTGAGCGAGCTGGTCGGCGCCGAACTCCTCCCCAACGCGTCGGCGCTGAGCGCGGCGTACTTCAACGTCGCCCGGGTCGCCGGCCCGGCCGTCGCCGGCCCGTTGATCGGCGGCTTCGGTACCGGCCCGGTCATGATGTTCAACGCCGTGAGCTACCTCGCGACGGTGGTGGGTCTGCGGATGATGCGCCCGGCCGAGATGCACCGCGACGCGCGCCGGGCGACCTCCACCCGCGTCGTCGACGGACTGCGGTACGTGCTCGGCCGGGAGGACCTGGTGCTCGTGCTTGGACTCGTCGCGACGATCGGGCTGTTCGGCCTGAACTTCCAGCTCACCGTGCCCCTGCTCGCCAGGACGGTATTTCATGCCGACGCGGCGGCCTTCGGGCTGCTCACCAGCGGGCTCGCCGCCGGATCGCTGCTCGCGGCCCTCGTGACGACCGCCCGCCGCACCCGCCCGTCGGCCGGCATGGTGATCGGATCCGCGCTCGCGTTCGGCCTGCTGGAGACGGTGACCGGCTGGGCGCCCAGCTATGCCACGGCGGCCGTGCTCCTGATCCCTACCGGCTTCGCGACGATCTACTTCGCTCAGGCGGCGAACCACCGCATCCAGCTCGGCAGCGATCCGCAGTACCGAGGCCGGGTGATGGCGATCTATACCCTGATCCTGCAGGGATCGACGCCGCTAGGTGCCCTGTTCGTCGGCTGGCTCACCGAGCACCGTGGCGCCCGCGCCGGGTTCTACATCGGAGGTCTCGTTTCGGTCGCCGCCGCGATCGCCACACTGGTGGTGGACCGCATGCGGGCCGCGGCCGTCGACGACCCGCCACGCCCCGGCGCCCCGGCGCCCGGCGCCCGAACTGTAGAGGGTTAG
- a CDS encoding FAD-binding oxidoreductase codes for MTPARFAVALPAGQWSTDPAVVNAHRWDRSGWQPAGRPIGVAFAREVTDVQAVLRAASAARVAVTVRGAGTGLAGGAAASAGSVVLDLSGMNRIRELSVTDAVAVVEPGVITADLDRAAREVGLCYAPDPASAAISTIGGNIATNAGGLSCAKYGVTRESVLGLDVVLADGERISTGRRTVKGVAGYDLTGLFVGSEGTLGVVVGATVRLRPAPRSTVILAAFFDTFAEAAEAVTALGVAGIVVAVAELLDGRTVRAVDAATGSDLASAGEVFLLVQTDGSGAGEEADAVEGILAERARRVRRSVDEATAEALLAARRSALPALERLGRVLIEDIAVPRGRMAQAAARIVEIGAATGVDIFTLAHAADGNLHPIIVVDPADPAIPERAWHAAEQIFATALDLGGTVTGEHGVGVLKRRWLATELGSRSHDLQLRLRQVFDPAGILNPGRAI; via the coding sequence ATGACCCCGGCGCGGTTCGCGGTCGCGCTGCCGGCCGGGCAGTGGAGCACCGATCCGGCCGTCGTCAACGCCCACCGGTGGGACCGGTCCGGCTGGCAGCCCGCGGGCCGCCCGATCGGCGTCGCGTTCGCGCGCGAGGTGACCGACGTCCAGGCGGTGCTGCGGGCGGCGAGCGCGGCGCGGGTAGCGGTGACGGTGCGCGGCGCCGGTACCGGCCTCGCCGGGGGAGCCGCGGCCTCGGCGGGCAGCGTCGTGCTCGACCTGTCCGGAATGAACCGCATCCGCGAGCTGTCGGTTACCGACGCGGTCGCGGTCGTCGAGCCTGGCGTGATCACCGCCGATCTCGATCGGGCGGCCCGCGAGGTCGGCCTGTGCTACGCGCCGGATCCGGCGAGCGCGGCCATCTCCACCATCGGCGGGAACATCGCGACGAACGCCGGGGGCCTGAGCTGTGCGAAGTACGGCGTGACCCGGGAGTCGGTGCTCGGTCTGGACGTCGTCCTCGCAGACGGCGAGCGCATCAGCACCGGGCGGCGAACCGTCAAGGGGGTCGCCGGCTACGACCTGACCGGGTTGTTCGTCGGATCGGAGGGAACTCTCGGGGTGGTCGTCGGCGCCACCGTGCGGCTGCGGCCCGCGCCGCGCTCCACGGTCATCCTGGCGGCCTTCTTCGACACCTTCGCCGAGGCCGCCGAGGCCGTCACCGCGCTTGGCGTCGCCGGGATCGTCGTGGCCGTGGCCGAACTGCTCGACGGCCGCACGGTGCGGGCCGTCGACGCCGCCACCGGCAGCGACCTTGCCTCCGCCGGCGAGGTCTTCCTGCTCGTCCAGACCGACGGGTCGGGCGCGGGAGAGGAGGCCGATGCCGTCGAGGGCATTCTCGCCGAGCGGGCGAGGAGGGTCCGGCGGTCGGTGGACGAGGCCACGGCGGAGGCGCTGCTCGCCGCGCGCCGCTCGGCGCTACCCGCGCTGGAGCGCCTCGGCCGGGTGCTCATCGAGGACATCGCCGTGCCGCGCGGCCGGATGGCGCAGGCCGCCGCGCGCATCGTCGAGATCGGCGCCGCCACCGGCGTGGACATCTTCACTCTGGCCCACGCCGCCGACGGCAACCTGCATCCCATCATCGTGGTCGACCCCGCCGACCCCGCCATCCCCGAGCGTGCCTGGCACGCCGCCGAGCAGATCTTCGCCACCGCGCTGGACCTGGGCGGAACGGTGACCGGCGAGCACGGCGTCGGGGTGCTCAAACGGCGCTGGCTCGCCACGGAGCTCGGCTCACGCAGCCACGACCTGCAACTCCGGCTCCGTCAGGTCTTCGACCCGGCCGGCATCCTCAACCCGGGCCGCGCGATCTGA
- a CDS encoding rhodanese-like domain-containing protein produces the protein MSRRYARTVSRGYARTVSRRYIVIGAGAVGATVAVELRLAGIDVVVVARGANLAALRAGGLRYIRPPATPGGEPDERRIPLDVVGGPDEVDLRGDDVLVLATKSQDSEALLAQWAWRPVDVDGTRRTAAEALPVVLLQNGIENARTALRRFATVIDAVVLSPSSHVRPGEVVSPAAPLAAAFYLGRAPRGAVDDPTAEAVAADLRRASFAVAVVADIDRRKAGKLLGNLAYNLDAIYAPSELRDAAAAVLVEEARRVFAAAGVETAGVCPDDGLDLSGLVPHEIPGFSREGSSTWQSLARGGSVESDFLNGEIVLLARLHGLAAPVNAGVQRRIATAARTGTPPGGFDQADLAALLASAPAGVVPYAGVVPYADVVPYADVAPDAGRTRAGVALGEVLVNVRRLHDELLSPGPPLLLDVRWALGDPHGHDHYREGHLPGAVYVDLDTELAAAPGGTAGRHPLPELVNLQQAARRWGLTAGRAVVVYDAVGGLSAARAWWLLRWAGVADVRILDGALAAWQEAGFPLETGEIISAPGDIVLHAGQLPVLDADGAARVAREGVLLDARAAERYRGEVEPIDPRAGHIPGAVSAATGENLDASGRFLPRDELRARFAALGVGGGGDVGVGGDGNGAGGRARPVGVYCGSGVTASHEIAALAVAGIDAALYPGSWSAWSADPDRPVATGPQ, from the coding sequence ATGAGTCGCAGGTACGCACGCACGGTGAGTCGCGGGTACGCACGCACGGTGAGTCGCAGGTACATCGTCATCGGAGCCGGGGCCGTCGGCGCGACCGTCGCCGTGGAGCTGCGGCTCGCCGGGATCGACGTCGTCGTCGTGGCCCGGGGCGCGAACCTCGCGGCGCTGCGGGCGGGCGGGCTGCGCTACATCCGACCGCCGGCCACGCCCGGCGGTGAGCCCGACGAGCGGCGGATCCCCCTCGACGTCGTCGGCGGCCCGGACGAGGTCGACCTGCGTGGTGACGACGTGCTCGTCCTCGCCACCAAGTCGCAGGACTCCGAGGCGCTGCTCGCGCAGTGGGCATGGCGGCCGGTTGACGTTGACGGCACGCGGCGCACGGCGGCGGAGGCGCTGCCCGTCGTGCTGCTTCAGAACGGGATCGAGAACGCCCGTACGGCGTTGCGCCGGTTCGCCACGGTGATCGACGCGGTCGTCCTCAGCCCCTCCTCGCACGTGCGACCCGGCGAGGTCGTGTCCCCGGCGGCCCCGCTCGCGGCGGCCTTCTACCTGGGCCGCGCCCCTCGCGGCGCCGTTGACGACCCGACCGCCGAGGCTGTCGCGGCCGACCTGCGCCGAGCCTCGTTCGCCGTCGCGGTCGTCGCGGACATCGACCGACGCAAGGCCGGCAAGCTGCTGGGCAATCTGGCCTACAACCTCGACGCGATCTACGCTCCGAGCGAGCTGCGCGACGCGGCGGCTGCCGTGCTGGTCGAGGAGGCGCGGCGGGTGTTCGCCGCGGCCGGCGTGGAGACCGCCGGCGTCTGTCCGGACGACGGGCTCGACCTGTCCGGCCTCGTTCCGCACGAGATCCCCGGCTTCTCCCGGGAGGGCAGCTCCACCTGGCAGAGCCTGGCGCGTGGCGGGTCGGTCGAGTCGGACTTCCTCAACGGCGAGATCGTGCTGCTGGCCCGCCTGCACGGGCTGGCGGCACCGGTCAACGCCGGGGTGCAGCGGCGGATCGCCACCGCGGCGCGCACCGGCACGCCGCCGGGCGGATTCGACCAGGCCGACCTCGCCGCCCTGCTGGCCTCGGCACCTGCCGGCGTGGTCCCCTATGCCGGCGTGGTCCCCTATGCCGACGTGGTCCCCTATGCCGACGTGGCCCCGGATGCCGGCAGGACACGTGCCGGCGTGGCGCTCGGGGAGGTCCTCGTCAACGTGAGACGTCTGCACGACGAGCTGCTCTCGCCCGGCCCGCCGCTGCTGCTCGACGTCCGCTGGGCCCTGGGTGACCCCCACGGGCACGACCACTACCGCGAGGGCCACCTGCCGGGCGCGGTCTACGTCGACCTGGACACCGAGCTCGCCGCCGCACCGGGCGGGACCGCCGGGCGGCATCCGTTGCCCGAGCTCGTCAACCTCCAGCAGGCCGCCCGGCGCTGGGGGCTGACCGCCGGGCGTGCGGTCGTGGTCTACGACGCGGTCGGCGGGCTGTCCGCCGCCCGGGCCTGGTGGCTGCTGCGCTGGGCGGGCGTCGCCGACGTCCGCATCCTCGACGGGGCACTCGCGGCCTGGCAGGAGGCCGGGTTCCCGCTCGAGACCGGCGAGATCATCTCGGCGCCCGGCGACATCGTCCTGCACGCCGGTCAGCTGCCGGTGCTCGACGCGGACGGCGCCGCCCGGGTGGCCCGCGAGGGTGTCCTCCTCGACGCCCGTGCGGCCGAGCGGTATCGCGGCGAGGTGGAACCGATCGACCCGCGCGCCGGCCACATCCCGGGAGCGGTGAGCGCCGCGACGGGGGAGAACCTCGACGCGAGTGGCCGGTTCCTGCCCCGGGACGAGCTGCGGGCCCGGTTCGCGGCCCTCGGCGTCGGCGGCGGCGGCGACGTCGGCGTCGGCGGCGACGGGAACGGGGCCGGCGGGCGGGCGCGGCCGGTCGGGGTGTACTGCGGATCCGGAGTGACGGCCTCCCACGAGATCGCCGCGCTCGCCGTCGCCGGCATCGACGCCGCCCTGTACCCGGGTTCCTGGTCGGCCTGGTCGGCCGACCCCGACCGGCCCGTCGCCACGGGTCCGCAATGA